From the genome of Eucalyptus grandis isolate ANBG69807.140 chromosome 2, ASM1654582v1, whole genome shotgun sequence, one region includes:
- the LOC104435736 gene encoding NDR1/HIN1-like protein 2 encodes MAIAKRCAPDAEEDPWDAHSSIMTWASSILLAIIFLIVLGVSTIWLTVHPRQLQFAVEDVLVSNFKPNNNRSRLVTANFSIKMSTNNSNHRVTFTYESMNVSVKIRDQILASANGPPLFHDKDKFKEFWVYLTSNNVELHGSTLKDWKETGFEDIKINVIIQARVKFKALHWKQDHCRIQIFCGEVEAHSPGKAFKQTNCDVEL; translated from the coding sequence ATGGCAATCGCCAAACGTTGTGCTCCAGACGCTGAGGAAGACCCTTGGGATGCGCACTCGAGCATAATGACATGGGCATCCTCAATCTTGCTCGCCATAATCTTCCTCATCGTGCTAGGGGTTTCGACCATCTGGCTCACCGTCCACCCGAGGCAGCTCCAGTTCGCCGTCGAGGACGTCTTGGTCTCTAACTTCAAGCCCAACAACAACCGGAGCCGCCTCGTCACTGCCAACTTCAGCATCAAGATGTCGACCAACAACTCCAATCACCGGGTCACATTCACCTATGAATCAATGAATGTGTCCGTGAAGATCCGGGACCAAATTCTCGCGTCCGCCAACGGCCCGCCTCTATTCCACGACAAGGACAAATTCAAGGAGTTCTGGGTGTATCTCACGTCAAATAATGTGGAGCTACATGGGTCCACGTTGAAGGACTGGAAGGAAACGGGATTCGAGGACATCAAGATCAACGTGATCATTCAGGCGCGCGTCAAGTTCAAGGCCCTGCATTGGAAGCAGGACCACTGCAGGATCCAGATATTCTGCGGCGAAGTGGAGGCCCACTCACCGGGGAAGGCCTTTAAGCAGACCAACTGCGATGTCGAACTTTGA